A genomic window from Maridesulfovibrio sp. includes:
- a CDS encoding TrbC/VirB2 family protein, which yields MKKINSLLIMVLGNLLLIPGSALAATNISDFNTPFETFVGIFTGPVGKYMSIGGIVGVGLSLMFRHDDMTGPIKLLLGVVLAICIVVFGSTLVENTWSFKGAVL from the coding sequence ATGAAAAAGATTAACAGCCTTTTGATTATGGTTTTGGGCAACCTGCTACTCATTCCTGGGTCAGCTCTGGCAGCAACAAATATATCTGACTTCAACACACCTTTTGAAACCTTTGTAGGTATTTTCACAGGTCCTGTAGGCAAATACATGTCGATCGGGGGAATAGTTGGAGTCGGCCTGTCATTGATGTTTCGTCATGATGACATGACCGGACCGATTAAACTTTTATTGGGTGTTGTGCTAGCCATCTGCATCGTGGTGTTCGGCTCTACTCTGGTTGAAAACACATGGTCCTTCAAAGGAGCAGTTCTGTGA
- the trbB gene encoding P-type conjugative transfer ATPase TrbB — protein sequence MKELTMEDRLVNNLLHNMGQGIVSALEDERVVEIMVNPDGKLWIERLGEEMKEAGQISSVQTAMIISLVASALDTIVTKESPIVEGELPKAAPLNGSRFEGLFPPVVQAASFTIRKKASHVFTLEQYVESKIMTLEVMHSIKAAISQKKNIVVVGGTGSGKTTLVNGIIKSISEIAPVDRLVIIEDTAELQSQSRNTLLLRSTHSTTIQTLVRATMRLRPDRILVGEVRGGEALDLLKSWNTGHPGGLATVHANSASEGLLRIEQLIAEASTSPMPHLIGSAVDFVIFIRRTKTGRTISEVANVSGFNAENQQYILEYIYNEKD from the coding sequence ATGAAAGAACTTACGATGGAAGACCGCCTTGTAAACAACCTGCTCCACAATATGGGACAAGGCATCGTTTCTGCTCTGGAAGATGAACGGGTTGTTGAAATCATGGTCAACCCAGATGGCAAACTTTGGATTGAAAGACTTGGCGAGGAAATGAAGGAGGCGGGGCAAATTTCGTCCGTTCAAACTGCCATGATTATCTCACTGGTAGCCAGTGCTCTCGATACGATTGTAACCAAAGAATCCCCGATCGTTGAAGGAGAACTCCCCAAGGCGGCACCGCTTAATGGAAGCCGCTTTGAGGGGCTGTTCCCACCTGTGGTACAGGCTGCTTCCTTTACCATCCGTAAAAAAGCCAGCCATGTCTTCACTCTTGAGCAATATGTGGAGTCAAAAATCATGACTCTTGAAGTCATGCACTCAATAAAAGCTGCCATATCCCAGAAAAAGAACATTGTCGTGGTCGGTGGTACTGGCTCCGGCAAGACGACACTAGTAAACGGAATTATTAAATCAATATCAGAGATTGCCCCGGTCGATCGACTGGTCATCATCGAAGACACGGCAGAATTGCAAAGCCAATCTCGCAATACTCTTCTCTTAAGATCTACTCACAGCACAACCATCCAGACATTGGTCCGGGCGACAATGAGACTTCGCCCGGACCGGATACTCGTGGGCGAAGTTCGAGGAGGAGAAGCACTTGACCTACTCAAAAGCTGGAACACCGGACATCCTGGAGGCTTGGCAACGGTTCACGCCAACTCCGCATCTGAAGGTCTTCTTCGAATCGAGCAGCTTATTGCGGAAGCTTCTACATCCCCAATGCCGCATCTAATCGGATCGGCCGTGGATTTTGTAATTTTTATCCGTCGCACCAAGACAGGACGAACTATTTCAGAAGTAGCCAATGTTTCCGGCTTCAATGCCGAAAACCAACAATACATATTGGAGTACATCTACAATGAAAAAGATTAA
- a CDS encoding P-loop NTPase, which produces MATINAIFQGKGGVGKSLVASFLTQHLLESGKEVCCVDTDPVNATFSGYERFGVTSLDIMNGDDIDPRRFDTLVELMMALPDESEMVIDNGAATFVPLASYLVDNEVFPMLAEAGHQINLHTVITGGQALPDTLSGLSSLINSFHVPIYIWLNGFFGQIAMNGKSFEEFKVYRDNSHRLAALVRIPVKKKETFGRDIENLLTAKMSFQEAQESHLPIMTRQRLKMFWNEMRTELVNCGM; this is translated from the coding sequence ATGGCTACTATTAATGCAATTTTTCAAGGTAAGGGCGGTGTAGGCAAAAGCCTTGTCGCCAGCTTCCTGACCCAACATCTGCTGGAATCAGGTAAAGAAGTATGCTGCGTGGATACCGACCCGGTAAACGCGACTTTTTCAGGATACGAAAGATTCGGTGTTACTTCTCTTGATATTATGAATGGTGACGACATCGATCCCAGACGGTTCGACACTTTAGTCGAACTGATGATGGCCCTGCCCGATGAATCGGAAATGGTCATTGATAATGGTGCCGCCACCTTCGTCCCGCTTGCAAGCTACCTTGTCGACAACGAAGTATTCCCCATGCTTGCTGAAGCTGGGCATCAAATTAATCTGCATACTGTCATTACCGGTGGGCAGGCTCTCCCCGACACTCTAAGCGGACTCAGCTCACTAATTAACTCATTTCATGTGCCCATCTACATTTGGCTCAATGGATTTTTCGGTCAGATCGCCATGAATGGTAAGAGCTTCGAAGAATTTAAAGTCTATCGTGACAACTCACATCGTCTGGCCGCTCTGGTACGCATACCCGTAAAGAAAAAAGAAACATTTGGTCGGGATATTGAAAATCTTCTGACCGCAAAGATGTCCTTTCAGGAAGCACAGGAAAGCCACCTGCCGATCATGACCAGGCAGCGTCTTAAAATGTTCTGGAACGAAATGAGAACTGAACTTGTTAACTGCGGAATGTAA
- a CDS encoding TraK family protein produces MAKKNKGFARVEFLANIKTIKELTQQGYTKKAIYEQLHGEGKVSMTYIHFCRFDPFTGQSLRSRNSSPAIPGTPAVRTASAPLVPLSGGGPNAGHPDNKAFVHENKVTKKVLNEKLIGK; encoded by the coding sequence ATGGCGAAAAAAAATAAAGGTTTCGCACGGGTTGAGTTCTTAGCAAATATCAAAACAATCAAAGAACTCACTCAGCAAGGCTACACGAAAAAAGCCATTTACGAGCAGCTTCATGGGGAAGGCAAAGTATCCATGACTTACATCCACTTCTGCCGTTTCGATCCCTTTACTGGACAAAGCTTAAGATCTCGCAACTCATCCCCGGCCATACCAGGCACTCCTGCTGTACGGACCGCTTCCGCGCCCCTTGTACCCCTGAGCGGAGGCGGTCCCAATGCAGGACATCCTGACAACAAAGCATTTGTCCACGAAAATAAAGTTACCAAGAAAGTCCTCAACGAAAAACTGATCGGTAAATAA